The genomic DNA AGAGAAGCTTTTTCTAAAAGGAGATAGGTGTTACACAGAGAAATGTGCAATTAATAGGAGAGCTTATTCACCTGGACAACATGGCCAACAAAGGAGAAAGCTCTCTGAATACGGCATGCAATTAAGGGAAAAACAAAAAGCCCGTAGATTCTATGGAGTGCTTGAAAAACAATTTAGAAAATATTTTGAAATGGCAACTAACATGAAAGGTGTTACAGGTGAAAACCTTCTTAGAATATTGGAAAGCCGCCTGGACAATGTGGTATATAGACTTGGACTGGCCACATCAAGACCGGAGGCAAGGCAATTAGTACGGCACAATCATTTTTATGTAAATGGTAAGAGGGTTAATATTCCTTCGTACCTTTTAAAACCCGGTGATATTATTACTGTTACGGAAAAAAGCAGAAATTCGGAAAAATTCAAAGAAATACTTGAAAAAACCAGAGGCAAGGTTATTCCGAAATGGCTTGAGTTTGATCCTGATAATTTGACAGGAAAAGTTGTTTCTCTTCCTTCAAGAGAGGAAATTGACCTTCCTGTCCAAGAACACCTGATTGTTGAGCTGTATTCGAAGTGATTAGTTGCCCTCATTAAAAAAAGATTTGCAGGGGAGGGTTTATAATGTTGGAAATAGAAAAACCTAGAATTGAATGCACTGAATTAAATGAAGATAACAAGTATGGGAAATTTGTTGTAGAACCTCTTGAACGGGGATATGGAATAACGTTGGGTAATTCATTAAGGAGAGTATTACTTTCTTCACTGCCGGGGGTAGCCGTAACGTCGATAAAAATAGATGGTGTATTACATGAATTTTCTGTTGTTCCGGGAGTGATAGAAGATGTAACGGAAATAATACTTAACATAAAAGAATTATCCGTAAAGCT from Bacillota bacterium includes the following:
- the rpsD gene encoding 30S ribosomal protein S4; translated protein: MARYTGPSCKLCRREGEKLFLKGDRCYTEKCAINRRAYSPGQHGQQRRKLSEYGMQLREKQKARRFYGVLEKQFRKYFEMATNMKGVTGENLLRILESRLDNVVYRLGLATSRPEARQLVRHNHFYVNGKRVNIPSYLLKPGDIITVTEKSRNSEKFKEILEKTRGKVIPKWLEFDPDNLTGKVVSLPSREEIDLPVQEHLIVELYSK